CACCAACAGCGCTTTACCAGACCTCGTAAAACCAGAGAATACTATCAATGGGTAGAAAATTTAGTTCTGCAAAAAGGTGCGATTGATTGCCCTTTAGTCTCGCTAGAAGAATCGTTGCTAGATAAAATTATGTTGGGGCTGAGACTAGCAGAAGGAATTAACCTGACAGAAATTGCCACGGAATTTGGTCGAGATCGAGTTGATGCTATTTCTAGCTGTTTGGAACCATATATTCAGCAAGGTTGGGTATCTATTTCAGTCGAACCAGCTAGTAATGGGGAATGCGATCGCCTACGGTTGACAGATCCGCAGGGATTTTTGTTTTCCAATACTGTTTTGGCTCAGATATTCAGTCAATTAGAGACAGAATAGAGGAAGCTGGTGCCATAATCATAGTGTAGCTAGTTCAAAAACTGTCCCTCAAATTTTTTTTGATAAAACAGCAATTTTTTGAGGATAAATTCACAACTAATAATATCTCTGACTCTACGTATGCCACAATTAACCCAGAGAGATGGTTAATAGTAAGCAATGGGTTGGGTAGCTGGGCAAAAGTTACATGGCGATCGCTATATTATCCAAAGAGAGTTGGGTAAAGGTGGTTTTGGCGTAACTTACCTTGCCAAAACCAAAAAGGGTAATGTAGTAGTGATCAAGAGTGTTAAAGATGAGGTTTTTACTGATTCTCAAATATCTTCGCTGAATAGAGACAAACTGTTGCGAGATTTTCGAGATGAAGCTTTGCGACTGGCGTTATGCAGACATCCTCATATCGTCCAGATCGATAATGCTTTTTATGAAGGTTCGCTCCCATGCATTGTGATGGAATATGTGGAGGGAGAAGATTTATCTGAAATTGTTGATCGCAGAGGTTCGCTACCAGAAGATGAGGCTGTCAATTACATTTGGCAAATCGGTCAAGCCTTAGCGGTGATTCATGAAAAAGGCTTTTTACATCGAGACATCAAGCCACAAAATATCATGATCCGAGCCGGTAAACCAGAAGCTGTTTTGATTGACTTTGGAGTAGCGCGGGAATTTGTCACAGATGTGACTATGATGCATACCCAAACCCTGACTAATGGTTTTGCACCCATAGAACAGTATGCTCCTCAAGCCAGAAGGGGTGAGTATACAGATATTTATGCCCTAGCAGCCACTTTGTACTATGTTTTGACCAAACAAATCCCTTTACCAGCCCCTGCGATGGCGGCAAGTATTCCCCTGACTCCGCCCAAACAGATTAATTCCCAAATTAGCGATCGCGTTAGTCAAGGCATACTCAAAGGAATGGCGTTTGCTGGGGAAAATCGCCCTCAATCAGTGGAAGCTTGGCTAGAACTAATTAAACCGTCCCAAAATTCCCCGCCTTCACCTCCTCTTACCTCAGAACCTATACCTAGCAAACCTCCGTCTGAGCCTCCTTTCTCAGAACGGCGAAAAGTCTTGTTGGTGTCAGAAGTTGGAGTTGACTACAATCAGCTTAAAAACCTCCTGGCGGCTCAAAAATGGCGCGAAGCCGATGAAGAAACCCGAAGAGTCATGCTCAAAGTGGCACATCGCGAAAAGGAAGGTTGGTTGGATTCCAAATCAATTGAGTTATTTCCCTGTAAAGATTTAGAAACCATAGATCGTCTCTGGGTACAAGCTAGTGGGGGTCGATTTGGCTTTAGCGTCCAGAAACGAGTTTGGGAAAGTGTTGGCGGACAACCTGGTGCTGATTGGGAAACCTATTGTCGGTTTGGAGATCGCGTTGGCTGGCGTATCAATGGTAATTGGCTCAATAACACCATTGCTTTCGATCCAATGGGTTCTATCGGACATTTGCCCATTTGCAGCCGCTTTTCTGGCTTGTTTTGGGTCAGGGTAATTTCGTCTTTAGTGGCTAGATTAGAAAGTTGTGAAATTTGAATTTACCGGCTGAGAGGCTATTGGCGTAGCCGTGCCTCTGGCACTGGGGTTGAGAGGAAAAGAGCGCTACGATCTGACTTATTCTCCCACGCTCCTATCCCTCTTCAATTTCTTCAAAAACCGCAAGCTCACAGCCCGCCGAAATGTGATTACAATAGTAACTACATTAGGAGTGTAAATCTGATGCAAATTAAGCTGAGAAAAGTTGGTAACTCAATCGGTACGAGTTTTCCTAAAGAAGTTTTGGATCGGTTTGGACTCAAGGAAGGAGATACATTAGATCTAATTGTCAACAATGATGGGATTCAACTAGTTGCCCACGATCCGAATTTTGATCGCGTGATGGCAGCATACAAAGCTGGAGCTAGCCAATATCGAAATGCCCTCAGAGAGTTGGCGGATGGCTGACATCATTTGGATTGACAGGCTAATGACAATCAGCATCCATGACGATCAGATTGCGGCTCACGGCGGTGCTTACGGTATCTTGAATCAGGCAATGCTGGAATCTGCTTTAGCCCGTCCCCGAAATCTATATGTTTATGAAGAAGTGGATTTGTTTCAGCTAGCTGCGGCTTACGCTTATGGTTTGGCAAAAAATCATGGGTTTGTAGACGGTAATAAGCGCACAGCTTTTCTAGTTACGTTCGCTTTCTTGAAAGTCAACGGTTGGCACTTGTATGTAGCAGAGCCAGAGGTTGTACTAACGATGCAGAATTTGGCAGCAGGAGTAATATCG
The genomic region above belongs to Merismopedia glauca CCAP 1448/3 and contains:
- a CDS encoding serine/threonine-protein kinase encodes the protein MGWVAGQKLHGDRYIIQRELGKGGFGVTYLAKTKKGNVVVIKSVKDEVFTDSQISSLNRDKLLRDFRDEALRLALCRHPHIVQIDNAFYEGSLPCIVMEYVEGEDLSEIVDRRGSLPEDEAVNYIWQIGQALAVIHEKGFLHRDIKPQNIMIRAGKPEAVLIDFGVAREFVTDVTMMHTQTLTNGFAPIEQYAPQARRGEYTDIYALAATLYYVLTKQIPLPAPAMAASIPLTPPKQINSQISDRVSQGILKGMAFAGENRPQSVEAWLELIKPSQNSPPSPPLTSEPIPSKPPSEPPFSERRKVLLVSEVGVDYNQLKNLLAAQKWREADEETRRVMLKVAHREKEGWLDSKSIELFPCKDLETIDRLWVQASGGRFGFSVQKRVWESVGGQPGADWETYCRFGDRVGWRINGNWLNNTIAFDPMGSIGHLPICSRFSGLFWVRVISSLVARLESCEI
- a CDS encoding AbrB/MazE/SpoVT family DNA-binding domain-containing protein, which translates into the protein MQIKLRKVGNSIGTSFPKEVLDRFGLKEGDTLDLIVNNDGIQLVAHDPNFDRVMAAYKAGASQYRNALRELADG
- a CDS encoding type II toxin-antitoxin system death-on-curing family toxin, encoding MADIIWIDRLMTISIHDDQIAAHGGAYGILNQAMLESALARPRNLYVYEEVDLFQLAAAYAYGLAKNHGFVDGNKRTAFLVTFAFLKVNGWHLYVAEPEVVLTMQNLAAGVISETELAQWLRSHSQPNS